From Linepithema humile isolate Giens D197 chromosome 8, Lhum_UNIL_v1.0, whole genome shotgun sequence, one genomic window encodes:
- the LOC137001712 gene encoding uncharacterized protein, with product MKVKNKNTVQNKQKIKIAMNKVLSGELSIRKASERYAVPKSTLFDNIKVIKQGGEVSLYSKKGFKKTFDEIYEMTLKEHVVNLSHRCMPLTKKEFQKLAFDLAESLKIDHRFNKEKKMAGKHFYYDFIKRNPDLSLRTPEPTSLLRSVGFNRPQVKLFYDNLKSLYEKYNFEASDIFNCDETGVSTVHKQQKVLAVEGIRQVGNLTSAERGKNVTVMFCMSAAGFFLPPYFIFPRQRIPERLMIGAPPQSVAVAQPNGWMNGELFVKWLQHFVKFSKPTAQKPVLLILDGHCSHKELAVINFAKENHVHMLSTPPHTTHKLQLLDRVFMKPFKNAYYEVCALWMRANAGVRISEYEIASFVAKSFNQVARLQIATSGFQCTGIYPYNPNIFTDLDFLPSEITDIPVENDPQTGNLLNLPINPSTSSNKLPQPFQAPGPSAEKIKNCIEELSPLPNAAAKRLTSRKRRSEKSAILTSSSYKKTLEEKENVKLEKSIKKPSSNKLQNPRGKKTTNKLEIPRGKKTYDRSKVKNSNCRLTVHNAKEKTACVICLEDNEEDWIQCCSCMEWAHEACADIPETKQEYICDRCTLF from the coding sequence atgAAAGTGAAGAATAAGAATACTGTgcagaataaacaaaaaataaaaatcgcgaTGAATAAGGTATTATCAGGTGAATTATCAATTCGGAAAGCTTCCGAAAGATATGCGGTGCCAAAAAGTACACTGTTTGACAACATAAAAGTCATAAAACAGGGTGGCGAAGTCAGCCTTTATTCTAAAAAAGGATTTAAGAAGacatttgatgaaatttaCGAAATGACTTTAAAAGAACATGTCGTAAACTTGTCACATAGATGCATGCCCCTaactaaaaaagaatttcaaaagCTTGCATTTGATTTAGCTGAGTCACTAAAAATAGATCAcagatttaataaagaaaaaaagatggcCGGGAAACACTTTTATTATGATTTCATAAAAAGAAACCCAGATTTGAGTCTTAGAACTCCAGAACCAACCAGTTTATTGCGTTCTGTCGGCTTTAACAGACCTCAGGTGAAACTGTTTTACGATAATCTTAAATCACTCtacgagaaatataattttgaggCATCTGATATATTCAACTGTGATGAAACAGGAGTCAGTACTGTACATAAGCAGCAGAAGGTATTAGCTGTAGAGGGTATCCGGCAAGTAGGGAATCTTACATCAGCAGAACGTGGAAAAAACGTCACGGTTATGTTCTGTATGAGTGCGGCTGGATTTTTCTTGCCgccatattttatttttcctcgacAAAGAATCCCCGAGCGACTAATGATAGGCGCACCACCTCAAAGTGTAGCTGTGGCACAGCCAAATGGTTGGATGAATGGCGAACTCTTTGTAAAATGGCTTCAACATTTCGTAAAATTCTCGAAACCAACAGCACAAAAACCTGTTTTGTTAATTCTTGATGGTCACTGCAGCCATAAAGAATTAGCtgtgataaattttgcaaaagaaaatcATGTACACATGCTAAGCACGCCTCCTCATACGACACACAAACTTCAGCTTTTAGATAGAGTATTTATGAAGCCTTTTAAAAATGCCTATTACGAAGTCTGCGCTTTATGGATGAGAGCCAATGCTGGAGTAAGAATATCGGAATATGAAATAGCCAGCTTCGTGGCGAAGTCGTTTAACCAGGTCGCTCGCTTACAGATTGCTACGTCCGGATTTCAGTGCACGGGGATCTATCCATACaatccaaatatttttacagatttgGATTTTCTTCCTTCAGAAATAACAGATATTCCTGTAGAAAATGATCCACAAACTGGAAACCTTTTGAACCTTCCTATTAATCCATCGACATCAAGTAACAAGTTGCCACAACCTTTTCAGGCTCCAGGACCTTCAGcagaaaagattaaaaattgcatagaGGAACTGTCGCCATTACCCAATGCAGCCGCCAAGCGTTTGACATCAAGAAAGAGAAGATCAGAAAAGAGTGCAATTTTGACATCATCTTCCTACAAAAAAACtcttgaagaaaaagaaaacgtaaaattggaaaaatcaaTCAAGAAACCGTCTTCTAACAAGCTACAGAATCCTAGAGGAAAAAAGACTACTAACAAGTTAGAGATACCTAGAGGAAAAAAGACTTATGATAGgtctaaagtaaaaaatagtaattgcCGACTAACTGTCCAcaatgcaaaagaaaaaacagcATGTGTAATTTGCCTCGAAGATAACGAGGAAGATTGGATCCAGTGCTGTAGCTGCATGGAATGGGCGCACGAAGCATGTGCGGACATTCCTGAAACCAAACAGGAATACATTTGTGATCGATGCaccttattttaa